The DNA sequence ATTGGCAACATTTTTAGCAAAACCCATTTCATGGGTAACTACGAGCATGGTTAAACCTTCTTTGGCAAGTTCTTTCATGATGCTTAAAACTTCCCCTATCATTTCAGGATCGAGTGCCGAGGTAGGCTCATCAAATAAAATTATATCTGGATTCATCATTAAACTTCTAGCAATAGCTATGCGTTGCTTTTGTCCTCCTGAAAGTTGATGAGGCATAGCATCTTCTTTATTTGTAAGTCCAACTTTTTTAAGCAAATTTCTAGCTTTCTCAATAGCTTCATTTTGATTTAAAATTTTAGTTTTTACAGGAGCTAAACATAAATTTTGCATAATAGTCTTATTGGCAAAAAGATTAAAATGTTGAAAAACCATACTGACTTTTTGGCGTATTTTGTTAATATCTGTTTTAGGATCTAGTATATTTTCACCCTTGATAAAAATTTCTCCACTGTCAGCTAATTCTAGTCGATTTATACAACGCAAAAAAGTGCTTTTTCCTCCGCCACTTGGTCCTATAATAGCTATAATATCACCTTGTGAAATTTCAGTATTAATATTTTTTAAAACTTCTAAATTGCCATATTTTTTATATAGATTTTTTATTTTAATCATTTTGATTTATCCTAGTTTCAAGTTTTTTAGCAAAATAACTAAAAATTTTAACACTTATGTAATAAATTAATCCTGTAAATATTATAGGCTTTGGATTGTAAAAAATCGCTTGTAAGCTTTGACTTTGCATGGTAATATCAATAACACTAATAAAACCAACCACAGAAGTTTCTTTAAATAAAGAGATAAATTCATTTACCAAAGCAGGTGAAATATTTTTTATGGCCTGTGGGAGGATAATCTCTTTCATTGAAGTTTGATAATCAAGCCCCATGGCGCGAGCAGCTTCCATTTGACCTTTATCTATACTATTAATTCCACTTCTAACTATTTCTGCAATATAAGCAGAACTGTTCAATCCTAAAGCAAAAATAGCTGCATATAAATTATCTATAAAAGTCAGAATTACAAAAGAGAAAATCATAAGTTGTAAAATAACAGGCGTTCCGCGAATAATATCAATATATTCATCAATTATAAAATTTAAAGTTTTGATATTGAAAAATCTTAAAATAGCTAAACCAAAACCAACAATTATGCCAATAAAAAGAGCACAAACGGTAAGTAAAAGAGTAACACCATAACTCTTTAAATATGCATTAGCATTTGCTGTATAACCATAGCTTATTTCTCCATTAGAATTTTTAATTTGTAGAATTTCAATTGGAAAAGAAAAATAAGCCCATAAAATTATAATAACAAGAAATACAAAAATTCTGATATTTTTTTGATTCAAAATTAACTACCTTTTAAAATAATCTTAAAAACTTGAATTCTATAAAATTATCTTTGATTTTTCTTTAAATATTTATAAAATTATGTTAGGATTTTTCAAAGGAGGCTTATAATTATGTCAATTTTGGATTTTATTTTTATAGCTTTTTTTGTCTTTTTTATGATTTTTTTAATAATAGGTTTTAATAATCAAATGAGCGAGAGGGCTAAAGAAAAAGAAAAAAGATTTCAAAAATATAAAACAAGGAGAAATGATGAGTAAAAAAATTTTAGTTCCAATGGCACAAGGTTTTGAAGAAACTGAATTTATAAGCATAGTTGATGTTTTAAGACGCGCAAAAGAAATAGGCGGAAATTTAGAGGTGATTACAGCTTCTTTAAGTTCTGATCTTTTTGTAAAAGGATCTCATGGAATTATCATCAAAGCTGATTATCTACTAAAAGATATTGTACATATGGATTTTGATGCTATTGCTTTAGCAGGTGGATATGAAGGTATGAATAATCTTAAAGAATCAAATGAAGTTTTAAATATTATTCAAAAACTTAATAGCAATAATAATATTATCGCTGCTATTTGCGCATCTGCTATAGTTTTAAATGCTGCAGGAGTTTTAAAAGGTGAATTCACATGTTATCCAGGTTGTGAATCTGGGCTTAATGGTACCCGTGTTAATCAAGCCGTAGTTGTGAATAAGAATATTATTACTTCAGCTGGTCCAGCAACAGCTATTCTTTTTGGTTTAGAATTAGCTAAACATCTATGCTCTGATGAAATTTATAATAAATTATATGAGATAATGTTGATGCCTTTGATAAAATAATTTAATGCTTTTGTGGGGTTGTAAAACCTCCAAGCATATGAAAATGCAAATGAAATACTTCTTGTCCACTATTTTTTCCACAATTTGTTATTAGTTTATACCCGCTCTCATGGATATTTAATAATATGGCTAATTCTTGGATAAAACTTGTCATTCTAGCCATAAGCTCTGGATCAAATTCTTGAAAATTTTTAAAATGTTTTTTTGGAATAATAAGCACGTGAATAGGAGCTTTTGGAGCAATATCATGGAAAGCTAGAAAATCATTATTTTCAAGAACTTTATTGCATGGAATTTCCCCTTCAATTATGAGTTCAAAAATTGTTTTTTCTTGCATGCATCATCCTTAATTATTAGATAATTAATAATTTATAATTATATCTTTAAAAGTTTAATTTTTATGCTGATTTTAAAATACTTTTTAATAAAATTAAAATCAAATTTCACTTTGATTGGGGTAAAAATTGCAAAATTTTATTAAACAAATTGAAGAGTGTGATAATTTAAATGATTTAGAGGCTCTTAGAATTTCAGTTCTTGGCAAAAAGGGTATTTTAACAGAAAGTTTTTCAAAACTTAAAAATTTAGAAGGTGAGGCTAAAAAAGAATTGGCAGCTACCCTAAATTTAGAAAAAGAAGCGTTCAATAAAGCCTATTTAACTAAGTTTAAAATTTTAGAGAATCTTGCACTCGAAGAAAAAATGAAACAAGATATACTTGATTTTAATTATTTTGATGAAAATGTAACAAAAGGTGCTTTGCATCCTGTAATGAGCACTATGGATAAAATCATAGAATATTTTTTAAGCTTAAATTTTAGTATAGAAAAAGGTCCTTTAATTGAGGATGAATTTCATAATTTTGAAGCTTTAAATTTACCAAAATCTCACCCTGCTAGAGATATGCAAGATACTTTTTATTTTGATGATAAAAGACTTTTAAGGACTCAAACTTCACCAGTGCAAATTAGAACAATGTTAACCCAAAAACCTCCTATTAGAATGATAGCCCCAGGTGCAGTTTTTAGAAGAGATTTTGACATAACTCATACTCCAATGTTTCATCAAATAGAAGGGCTTGTTGTAGAAGAAGGTCAAAAAGTGAGTTTTTCACATTTGAAAAGTATTTTAGAAGATTTTTTACACTTTATGTTTGATGATGTGAAAATTCGCTTTCGTCCTAGCTTCTTTCCTTTCACTGAACCTTCGGCTGAAGTAGATATTTCTTGTGTATTTTGTAAAGGAAATGGTTGTA is a window from the Campylobacter sp. RM10537 genome containing:
- the pheS gene encoding phenylalanine--tRNA ligase subunit alpha; this encodes MQNFIKQIEECDNLNDLEALRISVLGKKGILTESFSKLKNLEGEAKKELAATLNLEKEAFNKAYLTKFKILENLALEEKMKQDILDFNYFDENVTKGALHPVMSTMDKIIEYFLSLNFSIEKGPLIEDEFHNFEALNLPKSHPARDMQDTFYFDDKRLLRTQTSPVQIRTMLTQKPPIRMIAPGAVFRRDFDITHTPMFHQIEGLVVEEGQKVSFSHLKSILEDFLHFMFDDVKIRFRPSFFPFTEPSAEVDISCVFCKGNGCRVCKQTGWLEVLGCGIVDPNVFNFIGYKNVSGYAFGLGVERFAMLLHQIPDLRSLFEGDLRLLEQFR
- a CDS encoding amino acid ABC transporter ATP-binding protein; protein product: MIKIKNLYKKYGNLEVLKNINTEISQGDIIAIIGPSGGGKSTFLRCINRLELADSGEIFIKGENILDPKTDINKIRQKVSMVFQHFNLFANKTIMQNLCLAPVKTKILNQNEAIEKARNLLKKVGLTNKEDAMPHQLSGGQKQRIAIARSLMMNPDIILFDEPTSALDPEMIGEVLSIMKELAKEGLTMLVVTHEMGFAKNVANRIFFMDKGNIAIDNTPQEVFECPKNERLKEFLNKILNH
- a CDS encoding DJ-1 family glyoxalase III; this encodes MSKKILVPMAQGFEETEFISIVDVLRRAKEIGGNLEVITASLSSDLFVKGSHGIIIKADYLLKDIVHMDFDAIALAGGYEGMNNLKESNEVLNIIQKLNSNNNIIAAICASAIVLNAAGVLKGEFTCYPGCESGLNGTRVNQAVVVNKNIITSAGPATAILFGLELAKHLCSDEIYNKLYEIMLMPLIK
- a CDS encoding histidine triad nucleotide-binding protein, encoding MQEKTIFELIIEGEIPCNKVLENNDFLAFHDIAPKAPIHVLIIPKKHFKNFQEFDPELMARMTSFIQELAILLNIHESGYKLITNCGKNSGQEVFHLHFHMLGGFTTPQKH
- a CDS encoding amino acid ABC transporter permease, producing the protein MNQKNIRIFVFLVIIILWAYFSFPIEILQIKNSNGEISYGYTANANAYLKSYGVTLLLTVCALFIGIIVGFGLAILRFFNIKTLNFIIDEYIDIIRGTPVILQLMIFSFVILTFIDNLYAAIFALGLNSSAYIAEIVRSGINSIDKGQMEAARAMGLDYQTSMKEIILPQAIKNISPALVNEFISLFKETSVVGFISVIDITMQSQSLQAIFYNPKPIIFTGLIYYISVKIFSYFAKKLETRINQND